The genomic stretch CCACCGGGGATAAAAATACTGTTGTAATCTTGTAGATTAACCTTGTTTTTTGTTCTTATTTGAGCTAAACCAAATTGACCAAAAACATTTTTGGACTCAGGATTAAAATAATCAATTTGTTGAAAAATGTTTGCTTTTTGAACTAAAGCAATGAAGGTGACTAATTCAATATCTTGAAAATCATCCATTAAAATTACTAAAAGTTTATTCATTTTATCCTTATTATTTAGAAAAAATTTGTTTAAGTTGGAAGTAATTTTTAATTGCTAAATATAAAAATAAATTAAATTTATTTTTATATTTAGCAATTTTTGATTCCAAATTATGTTCTTCAAAAGTTTTTAATAATTTTTCAAAAGCTAATTGATATTCTTGTTTATTTTTTATAATAACATTTTTGTTATTTCCAAAAAATAAATGAATCATGATGTTTTTAAAAAAGAATTCTTCAACTTCATTATTTCAAATGAAACTCAAGTTTTTTTTCTTGATTTCAGAGTACAAAATATTTAGGTTTTCTGATAAACCTTCGATTTTATTAACACTTTGTTTTTTAGAGATTCCTGATAAATTTAGGTCATATTTATAAAGTTTTTTATTAACAAAATAGGTATTTTTGGCACTCAAAAATAGCATAAATGTTACATAAGTGTCTTCAAAATCATAGCCTGTTGTAAATTTTATATTTTCTTCTTGATATCATTTTTTTAAAATAAGTTTATTTCAAATAAAAGGTGACGAATTAGAAATGAAGTCTATATGATTTTTAAATTTGACTTTTGCTATTCTGCTCAAAAAATTGATGACTGGTAGCTTGTAAAAAATGAGCGAAAATCTACTATATACAATTTGATAATCATTTTCTTGAATTGCTTTATTTAAATAGTAAATAGTTTTTTTGCTAATCAAATCATCAGCATCTAAAAAGTAAAAATATTTGCTTTGACATGAGTCGATGAGAATATTCCTTGCGTTTGCTACCCCCTTATTTTTGCTAAGTTTAATAACTTGATAATTACTTTTGTTTGCAATAAATTTTTCAATCATTGACAAAGAATTATCACTAGAATTATCATCTAATAAAATAACATTAAAATTAGGATCTACTTGATTTTCTAGACTTTTAAATAATCTAGATAAATATTTTTGCTTGTTAAAACAAGGAATTAAAATTGTAATTTTATTCATTTTTTGTAAAAATACCTTCTACTTTTTTGGCAATAAGATTGCTATTATCAATAGCTATTTGGGAAGAAGAAGCGATGCTAAAAATATATAATTTAACTTTTGCTTCAGTGCCAGAGGGTCTTAGAGCAACTCAAGATTTATTTTTAAAAAAGATTTGAATCATTTTTTCATTGTTTTTTCGGTAGTCAACAATTTCTTCAATTGGCAAGCCAAAATCAGTTTCTAAAAACTCATCAAAATATTGATTAATTAGTTTTTGCTCACCTTTGAAGTTAAAAGAATTTACTTGAGTTTGAACAAAACCATATTTTTGATAAATTAAATCAAGTGTTTTTTTCAGAGAAATATCTTGATTTTTAAGTATTTTTCAAAAATAATACATTATTTGAAAAGCATCTTTATCAAGCGATAATTGTGGAAAAATCAAACTTCCATAACTCTCTTCAAAAGCAAAAACACTTCCTTGATGGCCAACAATTTGCTCACCGATTCATTTAAAACCTGTTGGCACAATCATCGATTTTATATTATTTTTGCTAGCAATTAAAGCCGGTAGTGAAGAGCTGACAAAGGAGTAAATAATTAAAGGATTTGTTGAAAAGTGTTTATTTTTCAACAAAAAATAAACAAGTAAGCTAGCTTGTTCGTTGCCACTAAAGTGATAAAAAGTGTTGTTAGGTAATTTTTCAATTACACCTAAGCGATCAGCATCAGGATCAGTCACAAAACCATAGTCAATGTTGTTTTCCAACATTTTTTTCTCAATTAATTGGTAAACTTCTAATTCTTCAGGGTTTGGTTTGCTTGCAAAATGAAACTTGGTAGAAGCTGGCATTTGTTCACTTACATATGCTAGTTTAACATTGGCTTCTTTGGCGAGCAAGCTAGCCATTTTAGCGCCACAACCATGTAGTGGTGAGTAGGTAAAAGTGGGCTCTCAAGAGCTATCAACCTCGACAAAATTTGCTAGCTCTTTAACATATTCTTGTTGCAAATAATCGATTTTGATAATTCTTTTTTGATCAAAATGGATTTTTTGTCATTTGATTTTGCGCTTGGAAAATTTGCTGACTTTGCGAAAAAATTTGCTTAATTTTTCAACTTCATGATCTAAAATTTGGTAGCCAGCTTGATTATAGATCTTAATTCCGTTGTATTCTTTGGGGTTGTGGCTAGCTGTGATATTGACACCAGCGATTGCTTGTAGTTTGCCAATTGCATAACTTACTAGTGGGGTAGCAAAAAGGTTTTGGGAAATATAGACTTTAATTTTATATTTTTTAGCTAGAATATAGCAAACCATTTTGGCAAATTGATATGACATTTTGCGATTATCTCTACCAATTACCACCCCTTTTTGACGAGCATTGGGAAAAGTTTTGAGCAAATAGCGAGCTAAGCCGTCTGCGACATAAATAATATGGCTATGATTGAGTTGCTTAGCTTGATGACCTAAAATTGCCCTAATTCCTGCTGTTCCAAATGTTAACATCTCATTCTCCTTTATAATGAAAAAATACCATTTTAATTGGTATTTTTTCATTATTTACTAATTAAAGTATTTTTCTAATATTGTTGGCACTCTTCAAGTACCATCTTTTTCTTGATATTGTTCAAGTAAAATTGCAACAATGCGATCGATTGCTAAACCAGAGCCATTAATGGTGTGTGCATAAACAACTTTGCCATTTTGATCACGATAACGAATTTTGGCGCGTTGTGCTTGAAAATCACCACAATAGCTAATTGATGAAACTTCACGATATTTATTTTCTGAAGGCATTCAAGCTTCTAAATCAACGGTTTTTCTTGCAGAAAAACCTAAATCTCCAGTACTTAAGACTACTTTTTGATAAGGAATTTCTAATAATTCTAAAATATAGGCAGCATCTTCAACAGTTTGTTCAAATTCAAAAATTCCATCTTCTGCATTAGTAATTTTTACTAATTCAACTTTATGAAACTCATGCAAACGGATAATCCCTTTTGTATCACGACCACCACTACCTGCTTCAGAGCGGTATGATTTTGAGTATCCCACAAATTTTTTAGCATTTGCTAAATCAATAATTTCATCTTGAAAGTAATTGGTAATTGGTACTTCAGCTGTCGGAATTAATCAATGACTAGAGTTTTCGATTTTATAAAAATCCTCACTAAATTTTGGTAGTTGACCTGTCCCATAAAGAGATTTTTCTAAAATTAGTGTGTTTGGTAAAATTTCTTGATAACCACGACTTATGTGTGTATCAATCATTAAGTTGATGAGCACACGCACAAGTTTGGCAGCTAAATTTTTATAGATAACAAAGCGATTACCTGATAATTTTACAGCTCTTTTAAAATCCAAATAATCTTGATTAACACCAAAATCATAATGTGGTACAACAGGAAAATCAAACAATCTTGGAGATCCAACTTTAGCAATTATCAGATTATCATTTTCATCTTTGCCAACTGGAACTTCATCTAGAGGTAAATTAGGAAATTCTAAAATTTCCTTTTTGATTTTAGACTCAATTTCTAAAAAATCTTGTTCTATGTTTGCTAACTGTATCTTGATATCTTCGACTTCTTTTTTTAAAAGAGTAGCATCAACTTTTTGCCGAGTGAGTTGACCAATTTGCGCTGATATCTTATTTCTTTTGGCTAAAAGCTCTTCAAATTGCTTTTGAATTTGATTTTTTAGTAAAGCTTGTTGACAAAAATTATCAATTCGGCTAACATCAAAATTACGAGTTGCCAACTTTGCTTTGACTAATTCTTTGTTATTTAAAATAAAACGGATGTCCATATTAATTTATTTTTTAATGTTGTAAAAAGCTTTTCTACCTTTATAAGAAGCATGAGATGAAATTCTTTCTTCAATTAAGAGTAGACGATTGTATTTTGCAATTCTATCTGTTCGAGAAAGTGAACCTGTTTTGATTTGACCAGCATTGAGAGCTACTGATAGATCTGCAATTGTTGTATCTTCAGATTCACCAGAGCGGTGGGAAATAACAGCGGTAAAGCCAGCTTTTTGTGCTAACTGAATAGTATCAATTGTTTCACTAACAGTTCCGATTTGATTTAGTTTGATCAAAATAGAATTAATAGCTTTTTGATCAATTGCTTCTTGTAAAATTTTGGCATTAGTTACAGTTAAATCATCACCTACTATTTGGTGAGTTGTTCCAAATCTTTTTGTAAAGTTAATAAAACCTTGTCAATCAGATTCAGCAAAACCATCTTCAACTGAAATAATTGGGTATTTAGCAAATAGTTCACCAAAGTAGTCTAATAACTCGTCGCTTGTAAATCTAGTTTTGCTAGCTTGGAAACCTAAACGATTTTCAGAAATTGCTTTTTCAAGTTTTTTAAATGTATAAATTCCATCTTGGTAAAGTTCACTAGCTGCAGCATCAATTGCTATTGCAACTGCATTTTCACCATGAGTTGCTGGACTAAATCCAGCTTGTTTAATAGCTTCAACTAAAAAATCAAGTGCTTCTTCATGTGATTTTAAGTTAGGTGCAAAACCACCTTCATCACCAACTTGGGTTCCATGACCAGCTTGTTTTAATAATTTAGCTAATGTGTGGAAAATTTTATTGGCTACTTGAAGTGATTCTTTAAATGTTTTTGCTCCCAAAGGCATAATCATAAATTCTTGAAAATCAAGTGTATTTGATGCATGTTCACCACCATTGATGACATTTAACATAGGTACTGGAAGCTCACTTGGATTTGTTCCTCCTAAATAGCGATATAAAGGAATTTTTAACTCATCAGCTGCTGCTTTTACAAGCGCAAGTGAGACACCTAAGATAGCATTTGCACCAAGTTTTTCTTTATTTGCGGTTCCATCAAGCTCAATCATGATTTTGTCAAGACCTCTTTGGTTAATAACGCATTTTCCTACAAGAGCAGGCGCAATGATTTTGTTGACATTATCAACGGCTGTCTGAACTCCTTTACCACCAAACCAATTGTTTGCATATTGGGTATTTTGATCACGTAGTTCAAGCGCTTCACGAGACCCTGTAGAAGCTCCAGAGGGAACAATAGCTGATCCAAAACCACCTTTTTCAGTATAAACTTCAACTTGAACTGTTGGATTTCCTCTTGAATCAAGTACTTCACGTGCATGAATTTTAGTTATTTTTGACATCTTTTGACTCCTTTGTTGAAAAATTTATTGTATAAAATTATACTATTTTATTCAAAAAATCAATAAATATTTCTTGCTATTCTATATAGTTAGGCTTTGAAATCAAAGTTTGCTAATACTATTTTTTCTTAGCAGGATATTCTCCATAACCTTGACGAATTAATTCTAAAATTAAATCCCTAATTTTGGCAAGTTTGCCAGAATTGTCGTATTTAGATTGGTTTTTATCAGCGTTGTAATAGACCATAGTTAGCATATCAGAAGGTAGGAAATCTCGAGGTCCATAGAAATTTATAGTTCATAAAAAACCTCTACCTTTAATCGGATTTCCAAAAATAGTTTCAATTAGTTTTTCAAATTCACCTTTATTTTGACCAGTTACTGAATCCTTGATTGATTTTTTCAACTTTTCACCAAAAGTTGAACTAGGTGAAATTCCACCATAGAGCGCATTTGGGCGAATCAAAGAACCTGAGTCTTTAATTTTGTTTTCATATCCGTAAAACAGAACTGTAAGAATAAGACGATAAATTACTCTTCCTTGAGCGCTATCTTTGTAGTTTTTACTTGTAATTGAAGAATTAGTTTTATAAATTTTAGCTATTAGCTTTCCAATAGTAGATAATTGCTTATCAACCTGACCAGTTCCACTGCCAATAATTTCACCGAAAGTTAAAGGTTGACTAGGTACATGGTTAAGCGCTTTTAAAATTGGTGATGAATTAGTATCACCATCATTAGTAGTTCACTCATTTGCATATTTTAAAATAGTATCAAAAAAGTTTGCAAAAGTTTCAGCCGAAACTTGTTGTTTTTTGTTCATTTTTGCTTCTCGAGCACTTTTTAGTAAAATATCTGTTTTACTTTGTTCTTCTTCAGAAATCATTGAATCTAAAAGTGCGATAAAATCACTATTTGCAAAAAAATCAACTCCAGAAGCCGCTTGAATAATTTGTGTTAGCGAAGCTGGGCTAAAGTCATTTATTTTTTGAATTGCTTCTAAAACTTTGTCAATAACTTGAGAAACAATTCCTGGCTCTTCAATTCCTAAATTGACAACTTCTTGGAAAAATTTGGCAATTTTTTGATACTCAGTGTCTTTAATTTTATCAATATTGATATTCAGATTTTTAGCAACAACTAAGCTGACAACTTTTACCATATGCTCATCATTGACTGCAAACTGAAGAATTTCTCAAATATATTGCTTTAATTCTTTTTTAGCTTGCACACTTTGATTTTGAATTCAAGTTTTGATTAATCCAATAAAAGTAGTTTGATTCTTAAACTTATCAATATTTTGCGACATAAATGTTAATAGTTTAAAAATAAATCTAGAGTGTCCAGATTGCTTGATAAAATTAGCAATGAATTTTTTAACATTAGCTTCGGCATCTTCGATTTTTAAACTGCTAGTTAAACTGGTTAAATCTAATTTATTTATGAAGGTTTCAATAATTTGTGAACCCAAAATTTTAGTTGCTAAATTAGTAATATTGTCTTGATCATTTTGTGAAATATTTGTGTCAAAAGTAATTGCTAATTGCTTAATTAAATCTACTATAAAAGCTTCATTTAGTAACTCATTTTGTAATAATTTTAGATCAAATTCTTTTTGGTTAACTGAAGATTCTAAAAATTTGGATAAAATGGAAAGTATTTTGGAAATTAAACTATTTTCTATTTTGTAGTTGTCATTTTGTGTTGATTTATCTACATTTTTTAACAAAATTTGCTTAATTCATTTAACAAGTGAAGCAACCTCATTAGAGCTAATTTTTGGATCTTCGATTTTTAATATTGTATTAAAAATATTTGCTAATGA from Mesomycoplasma conjunctivae encodes the following:
- a CDS encoding glycosyltransferase family 2 protein; protein product: MNKITILIPCFNKQKYLSRLFKSLENQVDPNFNVILLDDNSSDNSLSMIEKFIANKSNYQVIKLSKNKGVANARNILIDSCQSKYFYFLDADDLISKKTIYYLNKAIQENDYQIVYSRFSLIFYKLPVINFLSRIAKVKFKNHIDFISNSSPFIWNKLILKKWYQEENIKFTTGYDFEDTYVTFMLFLSAKNTYFVNKKLYKYDLNLSGISKKQSVNKIEGLSENLNILYSEIKKKNLSFIWNNEVEEFFFKNIMIHLFFGNNKNVIIKNKQEYQLAFEKLLKTFEEHNLESKIAKYKNKFNLFLYLAIKNYFQLKQIFSK
- a CDS encoding phosphohexomutase domain-containing protein; amino-acid sequence: MLTFGTAGIRAILGHQAKQLNHSHIIYVADGLARYLLKTFPNARQKGVVIGRDNRKMSYQFAKMVCYILAKKYKIKVYISQNLFATPLVSYAIGKLQAIAGVNITASHNPKEYNGIKIYNQAGYQILDHEVEKLSKFFRKVSKFSKRKIKWQKIHFDQKRIIKIDYLQQEYVKELANFVEVDSSWEPTFTYSPLHGCGAKMASLLAKEANVKLAYVSEQMPASTKFHFASKPNPEELEVYQLIEKKMLENNIDYGFVTDPDADRLGVIEKLPNNTFYHFSGNEQASLLVYFLLKNKHFSTNPLIIYSFVSSSLPALIASKNNIKSMIVPTGFKWIGEQIVGHQGSVFAFEESYGSLIFPQLSLDKDAFQIMYYFWKILKNQDISLKKTLDLIYQKYGFVQTQVNSFNFKGEQKLINQYFDEFLETDFGLPIEEIVDYRKNNEKMIQIFFKNKSWVALRPSGTEAKVKLYIFSIASSSQIAIDNSNLIAKKVEGIFTKNE
- the serS gene encoding serine--tRNA ligase codes for the protein MDIRFILNNKELVKAKLATRNFDVSRIDNFCQQALLKNQIQKQFEELLAKRNKISAQIGQLTRQKVDATLLKKEVEDIKIQLANIEQDFLEIESKIKKEILEFPNLPLDEVPVGKDENDNLIIAKVGSPRLFDFPVVPHYDFGVNQDYLDFKRAVKLSGNRFVIYKNLAAKLVRVLINLMIDTHISRGYQEILPNTLILEKSLYGTGQLPKFSEDFYKIENSSHWLIPTAEVPITNYFQDEIIDLANAKKFVGYSKSYRSEAGSGGRDTKGIIRLHEFHKVELVKITNAEDGIFEFEQTVEDAAYILELLEIPYQKVVLSTGDLGFSARKTVDLEAWMPSENKYREVSSISYCGDFQAQRAKIRYRDQNGKVVYAHTINGSGLAIDRIVAILLEQYQEKDGTWRVPTILEKYFN
- the eno gene encoding phosphopyruvate hydratase is translated as MSKITKIHAREVLDSRGNPTVQVEVYTEKGGFGSAIVPSGASTGSREALELRDQNTQYANNWFGGKGVQTAVDNVNKIIAPALVGKCVINQRGLDKIMIELDGTANKEKLGANAILGVSLALVKAAADELKIPLYRYLGGTNPSELPVPMLNVINGGEHASNTLDFQEFMIMPLGAKTFKESLQVANKIFHTLAKLLKQAGHGTQVGDEGGFAPNLKSHEEALDFLVEAIKQAGFSPATHGENAVAIAIDAAASELYQDGIYTFKKLEKAISENRLGFQASKTRFTSDELLDYFGELFAKYPIISVEDGFAESDWQGFINFTKRFGTTHQIVGDDLTVTNAKILQEAIDQKAINSILIKLNQIGTVSETIDTIQLAQKAGFTAVISHRSGESEDTTIADLSVALNAGQIKTGSLSRTDRIAKYNRLLLIEERISSHASYKGRKAFYNIKK